One Lysinibacillus fusiformis genomic window carries:
- a CDS encoding iron-containing alcohol dehydrogenase, translated as MSEKITFAPISYTGWGSLSHLLDEVKRFKASKILVVTDPFLKDIGLTNQVTDPLEAEGYAIEIYTEVVPEPPLAIGEKLVAHTRDNAFDLVIGVGGGSALDLAKLAGVLASHDGNVADYLNLTGSKQITEKGLPTILIPTTSGTGSEITNISVLSLETTKDVVTHDNLLADVAIVDPALTISLPPKVTAATGVDALTHAVESYISKNASPVSDALALQAIRLISNSIRTAVANGEDKQARTDMSYGSYLAGIAFFNAGVAGVHALAYPLGGQFHIAHGDSNAVLLPYVMGYIRQSCEKRMKDIYDAMGFSSVNLSQEEASYKCVAELKRLVEDVGIPSSLKGFDIPEDALESLTNAGIEQRRILARSPMPLLKEDIYTIYKAAFDGVIVEPSK; from the coding sequence ATGTCTGAAAAAATTACGTTTGCCCCTATTAGCTATACTGGCTGGGGTTCGTTATCTCACCTATTAGATGAAGTAAAACGTTTTAAAGCAAGTAAAATATTAGTAGTGACTGATCCATTTCTAAAAGATATCGGTCTGACAAATCAGGTTACCGATCCTTTAGAAGCTGAAGGTTACGCCATTGAAATTTATACAGAAGTTGTTCCAGAACCACCTTTAGCAATTGGTGAAAAATTAGTCGCTCATACACGTGACAATGCTTTTGATTTAGTGATTGGCGTGGGTGGTGGTAGTGCGCTGGATTTAGCAAAATTAGCTGGCGTTCTTGCTTCACATGATGGCAATGTGGCAGATTATTTAAATTTAACAGGTTCAAAACAAATCACAGAAAAAGGACTTCCTACTATATTAATTCCTACTACTTCAGGTACAGGTTCAGAAATCACAAATATCTCTGTTCTTTCTCTTGAAACAACAAAGGATGTGGTGACACATGACAATCTACTAGCTGATGTTGCCATTGTCGACCCTGCCCTGACAATTTCTCTACCACCAAAAGTCACTGCCGCTACTGGTGTTGATGCTTTAACACATGCAGTCGAATCATATATTTCTAAGAATGCTAGTCCCGTATCAGATGCATTGGCATTACAAGCTATTCGTCTAATTAGTAATTCGATTCGTACAGCCGTTGCGAATGGCGAAGATAAACAGGCACGAACTGATATGAGCTATGGCAGTTATCTTGCAGGTATTGCCTTCTTTAACGCCGGCGTAGCTGGGGTTCATGCACTTGCTTACCCTCTAGGTGGTCAATTCCATATAGCACATGGTGATTCGAATGCAGTATTACTTCCTTATGTAATGGGCTATATTCGCCAAAGTTGTGAGAAACGAATGAAAGACATTTATGATGCAATGGGCTTTAGTTCAGTAAATCTTTCTCAGGAAGAAGCATCCTATAAATGCGTAGCAGAATTGAAACGCTTAGTTGAAGATGTAGGTATTCCTTCTTCATTAAAAGGCTTTGACATCCCAGAAGATGCTTTAGAAAGTCTAACAAATGCTGGAATTGAACAACGTCGCATTTTAGCACGAAGCCCTATGCCTTTATTAAAAGAGGATATTTATACAATTTATAAAGCTGCTTTCGATGGCGTAATTGTTGAGCCTTCAAAATAG
- a CDS encoding TetR/AcrR family transcriptional regulator, producing the protein MLKQSPRVLGRPRHDDKAKPTKELVLDTATRLFIKDGYKNVSMDDVAKGCNVTKATIYYYYPTKGELYTSALIEMMKRIRLHIIGILEQPTSFKERLEQLVEIHLSATMDIDMKNFMREASINLSDSQLKEVHASENEMYRTIEQAMQTEMDKGTIRTGNAQFFAHTFMALMSVGYFKDGEGNRLFQTEANAAKEIIDFFWLSVKNFS; encoded by the coding sequence TTGTTGAAACAATCACCGCGTGTTCTAGGAAGACCTCGCCATGATGACAAGGCTAAACCAACTAAAGAACTTGTACTCGATACGGCGACAAGACTTTTTATAAAAGATGGCTATAAAAATGTGTCGATGGATGATGTAGCGAAAGGATGTAATGTTACAAAAGCTACTATTTATTACTATTACCCGACTAAAGGGGAGTTATATACCTCTGCATTAATCGAAATGATGAAAAGAATCCGGCTTCATATTATAGGGATATTAGAACAGCCTACATCATTTAAAGAGCGATTAGAGCAACTAGTCGAGATACATTTATCTGCAACAATGGATATTGATATGAAAAATTTTATGCGTGAAGCATCCATTAATTTATCAGATTCACAATTAAAAGAAGTACATGCTTCTGAAAATGAAATGTACAGAACAATTGAGCAGGCAATGCAAACGGAAATGGACAAGGGAACAATTCGAACAGGAAATGCTCAATTTTTCGCTCATACGTTTATGGCGCTCATGTCAGTTGGTTATTTTAAAGATGGAGAAGGCAATCGTCTATTTCAAACAGAAGCCAATGCAGCGAAAGAGATTATTGATTTTTTCTGGTTGTCTGTTAAAAATTTTTCATAA
- a CDS encoding NAD(P)/FAD-dependent oxidoreductase, translating into MSKEIVILGAGYAGVLTALTARKYLSADEAKITVVNQFPTHQIITELHRLAGGTIAEGAVALPLKKIFKGLDINLEIAKVTKFNVDTKKVDLDTGYTLSYDTLIVSLGSQTGFFGIPGLEENSMVLKSVNDANKINRHIEDRIKAYAQSKDEADATIVIGGGGLTGVELVGEIVDNFPKIAAKHGVNFADLKIKLVEAGPKILPVLPDVLIERATESLTKRGVEFITGTPVTGVDGNVISLKDREPIVANTLVWTGGVAPLPLVGESGLAADRGKATINEFLQSTSHADVFVIGDASVALPADGGRPLYAPTAQVAWQMGECAGYNLFAQYKNQELKPFSAVNSGTLASLGRKDAVATVGANNTQLKGLPATLMKEASNIRYLTHIKALFGLAY; encoded by the coding sequence ATGTCAAAAGAAATCGTCATCTTAGGTGCTGGTTACGCTGGTGTTTTAACTGCATTAACAGCACGTAAGTATTTATCAGCTGATGAAGCAAAAATCACAGTAGTTAACCAATTTCCAACACACCAAATCATTACAGAGCTTCACCGTTTAGCTGGGGGTACTATTGCAGAAGGTGCTGTAGCATTACCATTAAAAAAAATCTTCAAAGGTTTAGATATTAATTTAGAAATTGCAAAAGTAACAAAATTCAACGTAGACACTAAAAAAGTTGACTTAGATACCGGATACACTTTATCATATGATACTTTAATAGTATCACTAGGTAGCCAAACAGGTTTCTTCGGTATCCCAGGATTAGAAGAAAACTCTATGGTTCTTAAATCAGTAAACGATGCAAACAAAATTAATAGACACATCGAAGACCGTATTAAAGCTTACGCACAGTCTAAAGACGAAGCGGATGCAACAATCGTTATCGGTGGTGGCGGTTTAACAGGTGTTGAGCTTGTAGGCGAAATCGTGGACAACTTCCCTAAAATCGCAGCAAAACACGGTGTTAACTTTGCTGACCTTAAAATCAAACTTGTTGAAGCTGGTCCGAAAATCTTACCAGTCCTTCCAGACGTGCTGATCGAGCGTGCAACTGAAAGCTTAACAAAACGTGGTGTTGAATTCATTACAGGTACACCAGTTACTGGCGTTGACGGGAATGTAATCTCACTTAAAGATCGTGAACCAATCGTTGCAAACACACTTGTATGGACTGGTGGAGTTGCTCCACTTCCACTAGTAGGTGAGTCAGGACTTGCTGCTGACCGTGGTAAAGCAACGATCAACGAATTCTTACAATCTACATCACATGCTGATGTATTCGTAATCGGTGACGCATCTGTTGCATTACCAGCTGACGGTGGACGTCCACTTTACGCACCAACTGCACAAGTTGCATGGCAAATGGGCGAATGTGCTGGTTACAACTTATTCGCACAATACAAAAACCAAGAGCTGAAGCCATTCTCAGCAGTTAACTCTGGTACACTTGCAAGCCTAGGCCGCAAAGATGCTGTAGCAACTGTAGGTGCTAACAATACACAACTTAAAGGTCTTCCGGCAACACTTATGAAAGAAGCGTCTAACATTCGCTATCTTACACACATCAAAGCTTTATTCGGCTTAGCATACTAA
- a CDS encoding helical membrane plugin domain-containing protein: MSETNNQAQSEQLSVSQEQLDVLDQLLKPEVQESLTTLVEQLPKLTEMMTLLTKSYEFAQAVATDEVLKNDTVGAVTEMAGPVVGTAKNLAATAIEAKDRASESQEVIGLFGLMKMLKDPQVQGVFRFVNAFLQVNAERQSK; this comes from the coding sequence ATGTCAGAAACGAATAACCAAGCACAATCTGAACAATTATCTGTGAGTCAAGAACAACTAGATGTACTAGACCAACTATTAAAGCCAGAGGTACAAGAATCCCTAACAACTTTAGTTGAGCAATTACCAAAGTTAACTGAAATGATGACGTTATTAACAAAATCATATGAGTTCGCGCAAGCAGTTGCAACTGATGAAGTACTAAAAAATGATACTGTCGGTGCTGTTACAGAAATGGCTGGTCCAGTTGTAGGTACAGCTAAAAACCTTGCAGCTACTGCAATTGAAGCAAAAGACCGCGCTTCTGAAAGCCAGGAAGTTATCGGTTTATTTGGTCTTATGAAAATGCTAAAAGACCCTCAAGTTCAAGGTGTTTTCCGTTTTGTAAATGCTTTTTTACAAGTAAACGCTGAACGTCAATCTAAATAA
- a CDS encoding aldehyde dehydrogenase family protein yields MKKQYYVNGEWKTANHFAELNSPYTKEVIAEISQATREDVEEAIQCAYHANSAMAALTAYERASILEHIVQLFIDNRVKAAEIIALEAAKPMKYALGEIDRTIETYKFAAEEAKRLTGEMIPMDAAKGGAGRFAYTIEQPLGVIGAITPFNFPQNLVAHKVGPAIAAGNTIVLKPASQTPLSALFLAELIDQTALPKGAFNVVTGSGKTVGDALVDSNEVKMITFTGSPAVGIGIREKAGLKKVALELGSNAGLIIDCNVDLDEIVPKCVMGAFSNQGQVCISLQRIYVLDELFEAFTEKFTAATKHLIIGNPLEQSTDISAMIHPDEQVRAMNWVHEAAQYGADILTGGTVENGVFLPTILTNVASTLKVSCQEVFAPIVIINRISSIEEGISAINDSNYGLQAGIFTKNIQTAFTASKQLEVGGVIINDIPTYRVDQMPYGGVKESGTGKEGLKYAIHEMTETKLVVWNQQ; encoded by the coding sequence ATGAAAAAACAATATTATGTGAATGGTGAATGGAAAACTGCAAATCATTTTGCAGAGCTTAACTCCCCTTATACTAAAGAGGTTATTGCCGAAATCTCTCAAGCTACACGTGAAGATGTTGAAGAAGCAATTCAGTGTGCCTACCATGCAAATTCGGCAATGGCCGCACTCACTGCTTACGAGCGTGCATCAATTTTAGAACATATCGTACAACTATTTATCGACAATCGTGTGAAGGCTGCTGAAATAATCGCCCTTGAAGCAGCCAAGCCGATGAAATATGCATTAGGGGAAATCGATCGCACAATTGAAACCTATAAATTTGCTGCTGAAGAGGCCAAGCGTCTTACTGGTGAAATGATTCCAATGGATGCAGCAAAAGGAGGTGCTGGGCGATTTGCCTATACGATTGAACAGCCTTTAGGTGTTATTGGTGCTATCACGCCATTTAATTTCCCACAAAATTTAGTGGCACATAAGGTGGGTCCTGCCATTGCAGCAGGTAACACGATTGTCTTAAAACCCGCTTCTCAAACGCCTCTTTCTGCGCTATTTTTAGCAGAGCTAATTGATCAAACCGCCCTACCGAAAGGTGCTTTTAATGTCGTAACGGGTAGTGGTAAAACTGTTGGGGATGCACTAGTAGACAGTAACGAAGTCAAAATGATTACATTCACGGGTAGTCCAGCAGTTGGCATTGGCATTCGTGAAAAAGCAGGTTTGAAAAAGGTTGCCCTAGAGTTAGGTTCTAACGCAGGCCTAATCATCGATTGCAATGTAGACTTAGATGAAATCGTGCCTAAATGTGTTATGGGGGCATTTTCAAATCAAGGGCAAGTATGTATTTCATTGCAGCGCATTTATGTACTGGATGAATTATTCGAGGCGTTTACTGAAAAATTCACAGCTGCAACAAAACATTTAATAATTGGCAATCCCCTTGAGCAGTCAACAGATATTTCTGCCATGATTCATCCCGATGAACAAGTTCGTGCGATGAACTGGGTACATGAGGCGGCTCAATATGGCGCAGATATTCTAACTGGTGGAACAGTTGAAAATGGAGTATTTTTACCGACTATCTTAACAAATGTAGCCTCTACTCTAAAAGTTTCATGCCAAGAAGTATTCGCACCTATCGTAATCATCAATCGAATTTCTTCTATCGAGGAGGGTATCTCAGCTATTAATGATTCAAATTATGGTTTACAGGCCGGCATTTTTACAAAGAATATTCAAACAGCCTTTACTGCCTCCAAACAGCTAGAAGTGGGCGGTGTCATCATTAACGATATTCCAACATACCGTGTCGATCAAATGCCCTATGGCGGTGTTAAGGAAAGTGGTACAGGTAAGGAAGGCTTAAAATACGCAATTCATGAAATGACAGAAACGAAATTGGTCGTTTGGAATCAACAATAA